The Flavobacterium jumunjinense genome includes a region encoding these proteins:
- a CDS encoding ABC transporter ATP-binding protein, giving the protein MTEFQKQFKEVEELLQFEEYNQVTKRVIDFTLDTENIEFYAKTNQYLNWLDGNEKNDTGRKEKLQTLLNELYHFLDKKETRPHETIIEVENLEKRYNSNFALGPINLAINTGEIIGLVGENGNGKTTLLRSLCGELNPTSGTIKYHFDYEDGYDLKTKLVYIPQRTDTWRGSMYENLEFTASCYGYLPEENNLVIDLIITRLGLRKSRNHNWSGLSSGYKMRFELARMLLRKPKILLIDEPLANLDILAQQTVLDDFRNIANSPFRPIAIVLSSQQLYEVEKTSNQVVFLKQGTQKNLNAENDIAKHCIIEFESTQSLSDLKSAFTVINIISLEQNGGTYIATFPENISIHDFMKAIINQSIAISYMRNISNSTRRFFVN; this is encoded by the coding sequence GAAAATATCGAATTTTACGCAAAGACAAATCAGTATTTAAACTGGCTTGATGGCAATGAGAAAAATGATACAGGGAGAAAAGAAAAATTACAAACACTTCTTAATGAACTTTATCATTTTCTAGACAAAAAAGAGACTCGTCCGCATGAAACCATTATAGAAGTAGAAAATCTAGAAAAAAGATACAATTCTAATTTTGCCTTGGGACCAATCAATCTGGCTATAAATACAGGAGAAATTATTGGTTTAGTAGGAGAAAATGGAAACGGAAAAACAACCTTACTTCGTAGTTTGTGTGGAGAACTTAATCCTACTTCGGGAACTATTAAGTATCATTTTGATTATGAAGATGGTTACGACTTAAAAACCAAACTTGTATACATTCCGCAGCGCACAGATACGTGGAGAGGTTCAATGTATGAAAACTTAGAGTTTACAGCTAGTTGCTATGGTTATCTTCCTGAAGAAAATAATTTGGTTATCGATTTAATAATTACTCGACTAGGACTACGTAAATCCAGAAACCACAATTGGAGTGGTTTATCATCGGGTTACAAAATGCGATTTGAATTGGCTCGAATGTTACTCCGAAAACCTAAAATATTACTGATTGACGAACCTTTAGCAAATCTTGACATTTTAGCACAACAAACAGTTTTAGACGATTTTAGAAATATTGCAAATTCTCCCTTTAGACCCATTGCTATTGTTTTAAGCTCGCAACAATTGTATGAAGTAGAAAAAACTTCTAACCAAGTTGTTTTTTTAAAACAAGGAACCCAAAAGAATTTAAATGCCGAAAACGACATTGCAAAGCATTGTATTATAGAGTTTGAAAGCACACAAAGTTTGAGCGATTTAAAAAGTGCTTTTACAGTTATTAACATCATTTCATTAGAACAAAATGGTGGAACTTATATTGCAACTTTTCCCGAAAACATTAGCATACATGATTTTATGAAAGCAATTATTAATCAATCAATTGCAATAAGTTATATGCGAAATATTTCTAACTCAACACGTCGCTTTTTCGTCAACTAA
- a CDS encoding DUF1015 domain-containing protein — protein sequence MAKIVPFKAVRPAPDKIGLVSCRNYEDYSAAELAAWLNFNPYSFLHVISPAYANVQSIGLKKRFKGVALKYKDFKAENIFIQEEKPVFYLYEINTKKQKFTGIIAGTSVIDYKNNHIKKHEDTLEYRVEMFKSYLHQTRFNTEPVLITYPDSVELNTWILLKKQGQPANQFSTTNKEKHTLWKIDTQSDIDWLQEHFDNIPNLYIADGHHRSASAEKLYDDDKELNNPNLDYFMSFLIAESNVKIYEFNRIIRDLNDHSKEDFLKLIAENFIIKTKDQELWKPQNKFEFSMYLDGDFYALYYKHENSNSNERSILETLDAQILYDKVLNPILGIEDLRNDERIEYIPGNKSITTIKEVIDEGGFKVGFMLYPSDISEIKTLADNNLIMPPKSTYIEPKFRSGLVVYEL from the coding sequence ATGGCAAAAATAGTTCCTTTCAAGGCAGTTCGTCCTGCTCCAGATAAAATAGGTTTAGTTTCTTGCAGAAATTACGAAGATTATAGTGCTGCTGAACTTGCGGCTTGGCTAAATTTTAATCCCTATTCATTTTTACACGTGATTAGCCCTGCTTATGCAAATGTGCAAAGTATTGGATTAAAAAAACGTTTTAAAGGGGTTGCGTTAAAATACAAAGATTTCAAAGCTGAAAACATCTTCATTCAGGAAGAAAAACCTGTTTTTTATCTTTATGAAATCAATACAAAAAAGCAAAAATTCACAGGAATTATTGCTGGAACTTCAGTTATTGATTATAAAAATAATCATATTAAAAAGCACGAGGACACTTTAGAGTATCGAGTTGAAATGTTTAAAAGTTACTTGCATCAAACTCGTTTTAATACTGAGCCTGTTTTAATAACCTATCCAGATAGCGTAGAACTAAACACTTGGATATTATTAAAGAAACAAGGTCAACCAGCAAATCAATTTTCTACAACTAATAAAGAAAAACATACTTTATGGAAAATTGACACACAAAGTGATATTGATTGGCTTCAGGAACATTTTGACAACATTCCGAACTTATATATTGCAGATGGACATCATCGTTCGGCTTCCGCTGAAAAACTTTACGATGATGATAAAGAGTTAAACAATCCTAATTTGGATTATTTCATGAGTTTTTTAATTGCAGAAAGTAATGTGAAAATTTATGAGTTTAATAGAATTATCCGTGATTTAAACGATCATTCAAAAGAAGATTTTTTGAAACTAATTGCTGAGAACTTCATTATTAAAACCAAAGATCAAGAATTGTGGAAACCACAAAATAAGTTTGAATTTAGTATGTATTTAGATGGTGATTTTTATGCTTTATATTATAAGCACGAAAACTCTAATAGTAATGAAAGATCAATTTTAGAAACTTTAGACGCTCAGATTTTATATGATAAAGTTCTGAATCCTATTTTAGGGATTGAAGACTTACGAAATGATGAACGTATTGAATATATTCCAGGAAACAAATCAATAACAACCATCAAAGAAGTAATTGATGAAGGTGGCTTTAAAGTCGGTTTTATGTTATATCCTTCCGATATTTCGGAAATAAAAACATTAGCAGACAATAATTTGATTATGCCTCCAAAAAGCACCTATATTGAACCTAAGTTCAGAAGCGGATTAGTCGTTTATGAATTGTAA
- a CDS encoding S8 family peptidase, which translates to MKKNLLKICTFAFLGIMVSCSEDNYEKENAVDAENFNQELLSTKQINDEIKETLQQTGKFYWKDASLQMLWSATQHGSNLVTIGYGESLNDFEKASGKASGIEDEILKIIKENESDSPEKVVIYKDPVLNIIDVIIKDQKTLFLLRKNKGIRYIEPGDYKYFTFEQENGANKSSGSSGCGYDSESLSGSDYTTITPNAKVPWNFYKHNIPNAWAKSTGAGITVGVIDSGVSPNQSLLGSNFNNGDSSGRTVQKYGTYVDSFWPWSTSTDGPNDQCGHGTSMTATATAPRNNKGLPVGVAYNANLISYRAASNVVLEGYHEQKGVQNAFVGLGNNSSVKIISMSMGHIFSVGRIEDGVRYANNRGKLIFCAGGTSTSFTNFVGVIFPAWMNETVAVTGIKEGSGYNKCSNCHSGSKIEFTVVMERSASGNTAPVLSYYENQTDYVGGSSVATATTAGIAALVWSKNPTWNKDQVLNKLRQSSSLYPNKSSDYGYGNINAALAVQ; encoded by the coding sequence ATGAAAAAAAATCTTTTAAAAATATGCACTTTTGCATTTTTAGGGATAATGGTCTCTTGTTCTGAAGACAATTATGAAAAAGAGAATGCTGTAGATGCTGAAAATTTTAATCAAGAGCTTTTATCTACAAAACAGATTAATGATGAAATTAAAGAAACACTTCAACAAACTGGGAAATTTTATTGGAAAGATGCTTCTTTGCAAATGTTGTGGAGCGCAACACAACATGGTTCAAATTTAGTAACAATTGGTTACGGAGAATCGTTAAATGATTTTGAGAAAGCTTCAGGGAAAGCTTCGGGTATTGAAGATGAGATTTTGAAAATAATAAAAGAAAATGAGTCTGATTCGCCCGAAAAAGTGGTTATTTATAAAGACCCAGTTCTGAATATTATCGATGTTATCATTAAAGATCAAAAAACGTTGTTCTTGTTAAGAAAAAATAAAGGAATACGATATATTGAACCAGGAGATTATAAATATTTCACTTTCGAACAAGAAAATGGAGCTAATAAAAGCTCGGGTTCTTCTGGATGTGGATATGATTCTGAGTCTTTAAGTGGTTCAGATTATACTACCATTACTCCAAATGCTAAAGTACCTTGGAATTTCTACAAACATAATATACCAAATGCTTGGGCGAAAAGTACAGGTGCTGGAATTACCGTTGGTGTAATCGATTCTGGAGTTTCTCCAAATCAGTCATTATTGGGAAGTAATTTTAACAATGGAGATTCGTCTGGAAGAACGGTTCAAAAATATGGAACGTATGTTGATTCTTTTTGGCCATGGTCTACATCTACAGATGGACCAAATGACCAATGTGGTCACGGAACAAGTATGACGGCAACTGCAACTGCTCCAAGAAACAATAAAGGCTTACCAGTTGGTGTAGCGTATAATGCGAATTTAATTTCTTACAGAGCAGCTTCAAATGTTGTTTTAGAAGGTTATCATGAGCAAAAAGGAGTTCAGAATGCATTTGTTGGATTAGGAAATAATTCTTCTGTAAAAATTATTTCAATGTCTATGGGACATATTTTCTCTGTAGGAAGAATAGAAGACGGTGTAAGATATGCTAATAATAGAGGGAAACTAATTTTCTGTGCTGGTGGAACATCTACTAGTTTTACAAATTTTGTTGGAGTAATTTTTCCAGCTTGGATGAATGAAACGGTTGCTGTTACTGGTATTAAAGAAGGATCGGGATATAATAAATGTTCTAACTGTCATTCTGGTAGTAAGATTGAATTTACTGTAGTAATGGAAAGATCGGCTTCTGGAAACACAGCACCAGTATTAAGTTATTATGAAAACCAAACCGATTATGTTGGTGGTTCTTCTGTAGCTACAGCTACAACAGCAGGAATCGCTGCTTTAGTTTGGTCTAAAAACCCAACATGGAATAAAGATCAAGTTTTAAATAAACTGAGACAATCTTCATCGCTTTACCCTAATAAGAGTTCAGATTACGGTTATGGAAATATAAACGCAGCTTTAGCGGTTCAATAA
- a CDS encoding protein-L-isoaspartate(D-aspartate) O-methyltransferase — MKDTPKHQGLRNQLAKLLEEKGIIDKNVLDAIKKIPRHLFLNSSFEDFAYQDKAFPISAGQTISQPYTVAFQSQLLEVQKEHKVLEIGTGSGYQTAVLCLLGAKVFTIERQNELFKKTSLLLPKLGIRPKHISFGDGYKGLPQYAPFDSIIVTAGAPFIPQPLMAQLKIGGKLVIPLGEDSQVMTMLIRKNESQFEKHEFGEFRFVPLLEDKN, encoded by the coding sequence TTGAAAGATACTCCCAAACATCAAGGACTTAGAAATCAATTAGCTAAACTATTAGAAGAAAAAGGAATAATTGATAAAAATGTGTTGGATGCGATTAAAAAAATCCCTCGACATTTGTTCTTGAACTCAAGTTTTGAGGATTTCGCATACCAAGACAAGGCTTTTCCCATTAGCGCTGGGCAAACTATTTCTCAGCCCTATACAGTTGCTTTTCAAAGTCAATTATTAGAAGTTCAAAAAGAACACAAGGTATTAGAAATAGGAACAGGAAGTGGTTATCAAACAGCTGTTTTGTGTTTGTTAGGTGCTAAAGTGTTTACTATAGAAAGACAAAATGAGCTTTTTAAGAAGACGTCTTTGTTGTTGCCTAAATTAGGAATTCGTCCGAAGCATATTTCTTTCGGAGATGGTTATAAAGGCTTACCTCAATATGCACCATTTGATAGTATTATTGTAACAGCTGGTGCTCCTTTTATTCCACAACCTCTTATGGCTCAGTTAAAAATTGGTGGAAAATTAGTAATTCCATTAGGGGAAGACAGTCAGGTTATGACGATGTTGATTCGTAAAAATGAATCCCAATTCGAAAAGCATGAGTTTGGAGAATTCCGGTTTGTACCTTTATTGGAAGATAAAAATTAA
- the smpB gene encoding SsrA-binding protein SmpB has protein sequence MQKTINILNKRAKFDYELIDRYTAGIVLTGTEIKSIRLGKASIAESFCEFHNDELFVINATIEEYLYGTHYNHRAKSERKLLLNKKELKKLFKDSDNKGLTIVPLRLFTNEKGLAKLDIALCRGKKNYDKRESLKEKDTKRDLDRIKKSF, from the coding sequence ATGCAAAAAACGATTAACATATTAAACAAAAGAGCAAAATTCGATTATGAATTGATCGACAGATATACTGCTGGAATTGTTTTAACAGGTACAGAAATAAAATCCATCCGTTTGGGTAAAGCATCTATTGCTGAAAGCTTTTGCGAATTTCATAATGACGAACTTTTTGTTATTAACGCCACTATCGAAGAATATCTTTATGGTACACATTATAATCATAGAGCAAAAAGCGAAAGAAAGCTATTACTCAACAAAAAAGAATTAAAGAAATTATTTAAAGATAGCGACAATAAAGGGCTAACTATTGTTCCTTTACGATTATTCACTAACGAAAAAGGATTAGCCAAATTAGATATTGCGCTTTGTCGAGGAAAGAAAAACTATGACAAACGAGAATCTTTAAAAGAAAAAGATACAAAAAGAGACCTAGATCGAATTAAAAAATCTTTCTAG
- a CDS encoding 3-hydroxyacyl-CoA dehydrogenase family protein, protein MKQIAVIGAGTMGNGIAHTFAQSGFTVKLIDISEKSLEKGMTTIANNLDRMVSKGVISEDDKHKTIANIITYTDIKDGVVGCDLVVEAATENVDLKMKIFKQLSDVCDHNVILASNTSSISITQIAAQVVHPERVIGMHFMNPVPIMKLVEIIRGYSTSNEVTKIIMDLSVKLGKTPTEVNDYPGFVANRILMPMINEAIETLYNGVAGVAEIDTVMKLGMAHPMGPLQLADFIGLDVCLSILNVMYDGFKNPKYAPCPLLVNMVMAGKLGAKSGEGFYDYAESRKAEKVAKQFSK, encoded by the coding sequence ATGAAACAAATAGCTGTAATTGGAGCTGGAACTATGGGTAATGGAATTGCTCATACTTTTGCTCAATCTGGATTCACTGTAAAACTAATTGACATCTCAGAAAAATCATTAGAAAAAGGAATGACAACTATTGCAAACAACCTTGACAGAATGGTTTCAAAAGGTGTTATTTCAGAAGATGATAAACACAAGACTATTGCAAACATAATAACCTATACCGACATTAAAGATGGCGTTGTAGGTTGCGATTTAGTAGTTGAAGCTGCAACAGAGAATGTTGATTTAAAAATGAAAATTTTCAAACAACTAAGTGATGTTTGCGATCATAATGTAATTTTAGCATCAAATACTTCTTCAATTTCCATTACGCAAATAGCGGCACAAGTAGTCCATCCTGAAAGAGTGATTGGAATGCATTTCATGAACCCTGTGCCAATCATGAAATTAGTAGAAATTATTCGTGGTTATTCAACTTCTAATGAAGTAACAAAAATTATCATGGACTTATCTGTAAAACTAGGAAAAACACCTACAGAAGTTAACGATTACCCTGGTTTTGTTGCAAACAGAATTTTAATGCCAATGATAAATGAAGCAATAGAAACTTTATATAACGGTGTTGCTGGTGTTGCAGAAATTGATACAGTAATGAAGTTAGGAATGGCACACCCAATGGGACCATTACAATTAGCTGATTTTATTGGATTAGATGTTTGCTTATCTATCTTAAATGTAATGTATGACGGATTTAAAAATCCAAAATATGCTCCATGTCCTTTATTAGTAAATATGGTTATGGCCGGAAAACTTGGAGCAAAATCAGGAGAAGGTTTCTATGATTATGCAGAAAGCAGAAAAGCAGAAAAAGTAGCAAAACAATTTAGTAAATAG
- a CDS encoding aldose 1-epimerase family protein, with amino-acid sequence MIVTLKNNTLSATITTLGAELVTLKKEETNYIWTIDENYWNKTSPVLFPIVGKLKNDTYTFQNKEFTLPRHGFARNYNFEINHQTENEVVFSLKENNDTLKIYPFSFELQIHYTLSTSGLKISYSIQNNNDEIMPFSIGAHPAFAIHGDFNNHSLIFSNETEAFESHLLENELFSGETIPIPSKNGIIALNYSLFEKDALVFRNLKSEELTIAYKDNPILKVNFRGFPDLGIWTKVNAPFLCIEPWYGHADESSTNGQLEDKKGIQRINPKEHFKCYFSIDIL; translated from the coding sequence ATGATAGTTACACTAAAAAACAATACCCTTTCAGCAACCATAACTACTTTGGGTGCTGAATTGGTTACTTTAAAAAAAGAAGAAACCAACTATATTTGGACAATAGATGAGAACTATTGGAACAAAACATCACCCGTATTATTCCCTATTGTTGGAAAATTAAAAAACGACACTTATACCTTTCAAAACAAAGAATTCACTTTGCCTAGACATGGTTTTGCAAGAAATTATAATTTTGAAATTAATCATCAAACTGAAAATGAAGTTGTTTTTTCTTTAAAAGAAAATAATGATACGCTAAAAATATATCCGTTTTCTTTCGAATTACAAATTCATTATACATTATCTACTTCAGGCTTAAAAATTAGTTATTCCATACAAAACAATAATGATGAAATTATGCCCTTTTCAATAGGTGCACATCCTGCATTTGCTATTCATGGAGATTTTAACAATCATAGCTTAATTTTTAGTAATGAAACAGAAGCATTTGAAAGTCATTTATTAGAAAATGAATTATTTTCAGGTGAAACGATTCCTATACCTTCCAAAAATGGAATAATAGCTCTTAATTATTCACTATTTGAAAAAGATGCTTTAGTTTTTAGAAACTTAAAATCGGAAGAGTTGACAATTGCATATAAAGACAATCCAATATTAAAAGTAAACTTTAGAGGTTTTCCCGATTTAGGAATTTGGACAAAAGTAAATGCCCCCTTTTTATGTATTGAACCTTGGTATGGTCATGCCGATGAATCTTCTACAAACGGACAATTAGAAGACAAAAAAGGGATTCAAAGAATAAATCCAAAAGAACATTTTAAATGTTATTTTTCGATAGACATACTTTAA
- a CDS encoding Gfo/Idh/MocA family protein gives MLKVGVLGAGHLGKIHLRLLNQSSKYELVGFYDPFEENAIKIANEFGYKKFDSIAALIEAVDVIDIVTPTLSHYDCALEAIKAGKHVFLEKPISNTVAEAEEIITLAKKHNVKGQVGHVERFNPAFIAVKDQIQNPMFIETHRLAEFNPRGTDVPVVLDLMIHDIDAILSVVKSKVKSINASGVAVISDSPDIANARIEFENGCVANITSSRISMKNMRKSRFFQKDAYISVDYLDKICEVVKMKDAPEIPGDFDMILQNAEGVKKQIYFNNPQVNPNNAILDELETFADAINNNTTPIVTLEDGTEALRVAYQIIESMERK, from the coding sequence ATGCTAAAAGTTGGTGTTCTAGGTGCTGGACATTTAGGAAAAATACATTTACGTTTATTAAATCAATCTTCAAAATACGAATTAGTTGGGTTTTATGATCCTTTTGAAGAGAATGCTATAAAAATTGCTAATGAATTTGGATATAAAAAATTTGATTCCATCGCTGCCTTAATTGAAGCAGTAGATGTTATTGACATTGTTACCCCCACTCTTTCTCATTATGATTGCGCTCTAGAAGCTATAAAAGCTGGGAAACATGTTTTCTTAGAGAAGCCAATTTCGAATACAGTAGCAGAAGCGGAAGAAATTATTACGCTTGCGAAAAAACACAACGTTAAAGGACAAGTGGGACATGTTGAACGATTTAATCCTGCATTTATTGCTGTGAAAGATCAAATTCAGAACCCAATGTTCATTGAAACACATCGTTTGGCTGAATTTAATCCTAGAGGAACAGATGTACCTGTGGTTTTAGACTTAATGATTCATGATATTGATGCTATTTTAAGCGTTGTAAAATCGAAAGTTAAAAGCATCAATGCTAGTGGTGTTGCTGTAATATCAGACTCACCAGATATTGCTAATGCAAGAATTGAATTCGAAAATGGTTGTGTTGCCAATATAACTTCGAGTAGAATTTCAATGAAAAATATGCGTAAATCACGTTTCTTTCAAAAAGACGCCTACATTTCTGTTGATTATTTAGATAAAATTTGTGAAGTTGTAAAAATGAAAGATGCTCCAGAAATACCTGGAGATTTTGATATGATTCTTCAAAATGCGGAAGGTGTTAAAAAACAAATCTATTTCAACAATCCACAAGTGAATCCAAACAATGCAATTCTTGACGAACTAGAAACTTTCGCAGATGCTATTAATAATAATACAACTCCAATTGTAACTTTAGAAGATGGTACAGAAGCATTACGTGTTGCTTATCAGATTATAGAATCTATGGAGAGAAAATAG